A section of the Clostridium omnivorum genome encodes:
- a CDS encoding helix-hairpin-helix domain-containing protein: MREKKKIIGSIVILIVFFAFLVVGYFISRPKAHNPNENDIFVDSQSVEKQDAKLITVCIEGEVKSPGVYKLETGSIVQELVKKAGGFTENADKNPKLNLARKLKDEDFIYIDKKGETANNSLKSSASNASKVEDKVNINTATLDELDKVSGIGPVTAQKIIDYRDKNGYFNTIEDLKKIGGIGDKTINKFRDKVDIR; encoded by the coding sequence ATGAGAGAAAAAAAGAAGATAATTGGATCAATAGTCATTTTAATAGTATTTTTTGCGTTTTTGGTTGTAGGGTATTTTATATCCAGACCTAAGGCACATAATCCAAATGAGAATGATATATTTGTAGATAGTCAATCTGTGGAAAAACAGGATGCTAAATTAATAACGGTATGCATAGAAGGTGAAGTTAAATCACCTGGTGTATACAAATTAGAAACAGGCAGCATTGTACAAGAACTAGTTAAGAAGGCTGGGGGATTTACTGAAAATGCAGATAAAAACCCGAAGCTTAATTTGGCAAGAAAGCTTAAGGATGAGGACTTTATTTATATTGATAAAAAAGGGGAAACTGCCAATAATAGCTTAAAGTCAAGTGCTTCAAATGCATCAAAGGTTGAAGATAAAGTTAATATTAACACTGCAACTTTAGACGAATTAGATAAGGTAAGTGGAATAGGTCCTGTGACAGCTCAAAAAATAATAGATTATAGAGATAAGAATGGTTATTTTAATACCATTGAAGATTTAAAAAAAATTGGTGGAATTGGAGATAAGACAATAAATAAATTTAGGGATAAGGTAGACATTAGATAG
- the selD gene encoding selenide, water dikinase SelD, with amino-acid sequence MDKRLTEMTRTSGUAAKIGPETLSNILSKLPKMEDKNLIVGIETSDDAAVYKLNDEMATIQTLDFFTPVVDDPYTYGQIAAANSLSDVYAMGGKPIMALNIVCFPTCLSMDILGEILRGGADKVIEAGAVVVGGHTVDDNEPKFGLSVTGIVHPQKVLKNCGCKVGEVIILTKPLGTGIINTAIKGEVASKDAYNTAVEVMATLNKYAAEIITKYPISACTDITGFGIMGHGYEMASGSNVTLKLFKDKIPYINEAKEYAEMGLVPEGSYNNRTYLQGKYELRDVPEWMEDILFDPQTSGGLLFSCSEDESEKILKELNELKLKSSIVGKVLPYEESYIVVE; translated from the coding sequence ATGGATAAGAGATTAACTGAAATGACAAGAACCTCCGGGTGAGCAGCCAAAATAGGGCCGGAGACCCTTTCGAATATACTAAGTAAATTACCTAAAATGGAAGATAAAAACTTGATTGTGGGAATTGAAACCTCAGATGATGCAGCTGTTTACAAATTAAATGATGAAATGGCTACTATACAAACATTAGACTTTTTTACACCTGTTGTTGATGATCCATATACTTATGGACAGATAGCTGCAGCTAATTCTCTAAGTGATGTATATGCCATGGGTGGTAAGCCAATTATGGCCTTGAACATTGTATGTTTTCCAACTTGTTTATCCATGGATATCTTAGGAGAAATTCTAAGAGGTGGAGCAGACAAAGTAATTGAAGCAGGAGCAGTAGTAGTAGGTGGGCATACTGTTGATGATAATGAACCAAAGTTTGGTTTATCAGTTACAGGAATAGTTCATCCACAGAAGGTTTTAAAAAATTGCGGATGCAAAGTAGGAGAAGTAATTATTTTAACAAAACCTCTAGGTACAGGAATAATAAATACAGCTATAAAGGGAGAAGTAGCTTCTAAAGATGCTTATAATACCGCTGTAGAAGTAATGGCGACATTGAATAAATATGCTGCAGAAATAATTACAAAATATCCTATAAGTGCCTGCACAGATATTACTGGCTTTGGGATAATGGGACATGGATATGAGATGGCCAGCGGCTCAAATGTGACACTAAAGCTATTTAAAGATAAAATTCCTTATATAAATGAAGCTAAAGAATATGCAGAGATGGGACTTGTACCTGAAGGAAGCTACAACAACAGGACTTATTTGCAAGGAAAATATGAGTTAAGAGATGTTCCTGAGTGGATGGAAGATATTTTATTTGACCCACAAACTTCAGGAGGACTTCTGTTTAGCTGCTCAGAAGATGAAAGTGAAAAAATACTTAAAGAATTAAATGAGCTTAAGTTAAAATCATCAATTGTTGGAAAAGTATTACCTTACGAAGAAAGCTATATTGTTGTAGAATAA
- the selA gene encoding L-seryl-tRNA(Sec) selenium transferase produces the protein MEKKELLRALPKVDELLNEEVVKMSLDKAMRIFVIESLRESIDKYRKEILDGKISEFSKQDILQCFDNILKHKNDPNLKSVINATGVIIHTNLGRSLLCKEAALNVLRVAENYNNLEYNLEGGQRGSRYEHVEDLIVKITGAEAAMVVNNNAAAVMLVLSTLCKEKQAVVSRGQLVEIGGSFRIPDVMSFSGAELIEVGTTNRTHLYDYENNINENTGVLLKVHTSNFKIMGFTEEVGIEELVELGCKYKIPVVEDIGSGVLIDFSKYGFTHEPTVQESIRKGIDVVTFSGDKMLGGPQAGIIAGKKEYIDRIKKNQLTRALRIDKMTLAALEGTLKFYLDEKEAVKHLPTLYMILSSKEEHKKRAHKLKNKLQKEINNINFTIDQDFSMVGGGSMPTERIQTYVIKAKCDEITPEQMELKLRKNSTPIIVRVFNGEIIMDLRTIKDSDFEVIVEAFRNITV, from the coding sequence ATGGAGAAAAAAGAACTTCTTAGAGCATTGCCTAAAGTAGATGAGCTTTTGAACGAAGAAGTGGTTAAAATGTCTCTGGACAAAGCAATGAGGATTTTTGTTATAGAATCTTTGAGAGAAAGTATAGATAAGTATAGAAAAGAAATTTTAGACGGAAAGATCAGTGAGTTTTCTAAACAAGATATATTACAGTGTTTTGATAATATTTTAAAACACAAAAATGATCCTAACTTGAAAAGTGTGATAAATGCTACTGGTGTTATTATCCATACTAATTTAGGGAGATCTTTGCTGTGCAAAGAAGCTGCTCTAAATGTATTAAGAGTTGCAGAAAACTACAATAATTTAGAATACAATCTTGAAGGCGGTCAAAGAGGCTCAAGGTATGAGCATGTTGAAGATTTGATTGTAAAAATAACTGGTGCTGAAGCAGCAATGGTGGTTAACAATAATGCAGCAGCAGTTATGCTTGTATTAAGTACACTCTGTAAAGAAAAGCAGGCAGTTGTATCAAGAGGTCAGCTAGTTGAAATTGGAGGTTCCTTTAGAATACCAGATGTTATGAGTTTCAGTGGAGCAGAGCTAATTGAAGTTGGTACTACTAATAGGACACATCTATATGATTATGAAAATAATATAAATGAAAACACAGGGGTATTACTTAAGGTACATACATCTAATTTTAAAATTATGGGATTTACCGAGGAGGTAGGAATTGAAGAACTTGTGGAACTAGGCTGCAAATATAAGATTCCTGTTGTAGAGGATATAGGAAGCGGAGTGCTAATTGATTTTTCAAAATATGGTTTTACCCATGAACCAACTGTTCAGGAAAGCATAAGAAAAGGAATAGATGTGGTTACCTTCAGCGGAGATAAAATGCTTGGAGGACCACAAGCTGGAATTATAGCTGGAAAGAAAGAATACATAGATAGAATTAAAAAGAATCAACTTACACGCGCATTAAGAATAGATAAGATGACACTAGCAGCATTGGAAGGGACCCTAAAATTCTATCTTGACGAAAAAGAAGCAGTAAAACACTTGCCTACTTTATACATGATTTTGAGTTCCAAGGAAGAACATAAGAAAAGAGCTCATAAATTAAAGAATAAACTTCAAAAAGAAATAAATAATATTAATTTTACCATAGATCAGGATTTCTCAATGGTAGGTGGAGGTTCTATGCCTACAGAGAGAATACAAACCTATGTTATAAAGGCAAAATGTGATGAAATAACACCTGAACAGATGGAATTGAAGTTAAGAAAAAATTCTACTCCAATTATAGTTAGAGTTTTTAATGGAGAAATAATAATGGACCTTAGAACTATAAAGGATAGTGATTTTGAAGTTATAGTTGAGGCCTTTAGGAATATTACAGTATAG
- the selB gene encoding selenocysteine-specific translation elongation factor, whose translation MKHIIVGTAGHIDHGKTTLIKALTGRETDTLKEEKERGISINLGFTFFDLPSGRRAGIIDVPGHEKFIKNMLAGISSVDLVLLVIAADEGIMPQTREHFEILQLLNVKKGIIVLTKADMVDQEWLEMIKEDVKNEFKNTFLENAPLHAVSSKTGAGIQELIAEIDKATEQVEAKDTEGHFRLTVDRVFSVSGFGTVITGTIISGRINEGETVQIYPSNIVTKVRGIQVHESSVKFAEAGQRCAINLANVKVDEITRGDVISKENLMEPSMIVDASLYYLKNAEKPLENRQRVRLYHGTSEILCRVILLDKEELNPGESGYVQLRLEAPLTAQRGDRFVIRSYSPMDTIGGGVIIEPVSKKAKRFDSGYIEEIKIKESGKSENIIENTVYNLSESFPEVSSILKSLGKNEEAIEDKLNELVKDRKVVRLTSLDKVIYVHNKYLKEKAEKLEEILIKYHKDNPLKAGMPKEEVKNKIFGKSIKQKTYDEILNIFAERNNIRINGTFIANFNFEINYTKEQLRIKDKIAAAFDEGKYMPPKYEDLLAGEKDKKNFKMVYDSLLDTGVLVKASEDCIILKEYYEASKSMVIEFIKENQSITAAQARDLFNTSRKYAVALLEHFDSIKLTKRLEDNRVLY comes from the coding sequence ATGAAACATATAATTGTTGGTACAGCAGGGCATATAGATCATGGCAAAACCACACTAATAAAAGCGTTAACAGGTAGAGAAACTGATACATTAAAAGAAGAAAAAGAAAGAGGGATATCCATTAATTTGGGATTTACTTTTTTTGATCTTCCTTCTGGCAGAAGAGCAGGAATTATCGATGTACCAGGACATGAAAAATTTATTAAAAATATGCTTGCTGGCATAAGCAGCGTGGATTTAGTTTTACTTGTTATAGCTGCTGATGAAGGAATAATGCCACAGACTAGGGAACACTTTGAAATTCTTCAACTTTTAAATGTTAAAAAGGGAATAATTGTGCTTACTAAGGCAGACATGGTAGATCAAGAATGGCTTGAAATGATAAAAGAAGATGTAAAAAATGAATTTAAAAACACCTTTTTAGAAAATGCACCACTGCATGCAGTGTCTTCAAAAACAGGGGCTGGTATTCAGGAACTTATAGCTGAAATAGATAAAGCTACTGAACAAGTTGAAGCTAAGGATACTGAGGGACATTTTAGGCTGACGGTGGATAGAGTATTTTCCGTAAGCGGCTTTGGCACAGTAATAACTGGAACAATAATAAGTGGAAGAATTAATGAAGGAGAGACTGTTCAAATATATCCTTCAAATATAGTTACAAAGGTAAGGGGAATCCAGGTACATGAAAGTTCTGTTAAATTTGCTGAGGCTGGGCAGAGATGTGCAATTAATCTTGCTAATGTAAAGGTAGACGAAATAACAAGGGGCGACGTAATATCAAAAGAAAATCTTATGGAACCTTCTATGATCGTGGATGCATCCTTATACTATTTAAAAAATGCAGAAAAACCTTTAGAAAATAGGCAGAGGGTAAGGTTATATCATGGTACAAGTGAAATTCTTTGCAGGGTTATTTTGCTTGATAAAGAAGAACTAAACCCTGGAGAGAGTGGGTATGTGCAATTAAGGCTAGAAGCGCCACTTACAGCACAAAGAGGAGACAGATTCGTTATAAGAAGTTACTCTCCTATGGACACAATTGGTGGAGGGGTAATAATTGAACCTGTTTCAAAAAAAGCTAAAAGATTTGATAGTGGATATATCGAAGAAATAAAGATAAAAGAGAGTGGAAAAAGTGAGAATATAATTGAAAACACAGTATATAATTTAAGTGAGTCTTTTCCAGAGGTCTCAAGCATCCTAAAGTCTTTAGGAAAAAATGAAGAAGCTATTGAAGATAAATTGAATGAACTTGTTAAAGACAGAAAAGTTGTAAGGCTGACTTCTCTTGATAAAGTTATATATGTTCATAATAAATATTTAAAAGAAAAGGCTGAAAAGCTTGAAGAAATTCTTATTAAATACCATAAGGATAATCCACTTAAAGCAGGCATGCCAAAAGAGGAAGTTAAGAATAAAATATTCGGAAAGAGCATTAAGCAAAAGACTTATGATGAGATACTTAATATATTTGCTGAAAGAAACAATATAAGAATAAATGGTACCTTTATAGCAAATTTCAATTTTGAAATTAACTATACAAAGGAACAACTCCGAATAAAAGATAAAATTGCAGCTGCTTTTGATGAAGGAAAATATATGCCTCCCAAATATGAGGACTTACTTGCAGGTGAAAAAGATAAAAAGAATTTTAAGATGGTATATGATTCATTGCTTGATACCGGAGTTTTAGTTAAGGCATCAGAGGATTGTATTATATTAAAAGAATACTATGAAGCTTCAAAGTCAATGGTAATTGAATTTATAAAAGAAAATCAAAGTATTACTGCAGCACAGGCAAGAGATCTATTTAATACAAGCAGAAAATATGCTGTTGCACTATTAGAACATTTTGATAGCATAAAGCTTACAAAGAGACTAGAAGATAATAGAGTGCTTTATTAA
- a CDS encoding patatin-like phospholipase family protein: MQIVNNIKDTALIFEGGGMRASYTAGILNNLLEQEIYFDYVAGISAGSSHTANYLSRDIARSKRSFVDLVLDPNFGGWKSFIKREGFFRSQYIYEETHYPDAALPFDFETFMANPAQLRIGAFDRDCGEMKYFAKEDIHQISDLMKIVRSSSSMPIFMPETYYSNHYYVDGGLGGGIPLDIAKKDGFKKFFVVLTREKGYRKKPLKYTGIIKAYYRKYPLVVEAMLNRYKVYNQILEELEQLESEGKAFLVYPEAMKISNRETNYEKLSESYNLGYEQGQRDLPKWEKFLGIV; this comes from the coding sequence ATGCAAATTGTTAATAATATAAAAGATACAGCCTTGATTTTTGAGGGTGGAGGGATGCGTGCAAGTTATACAGCAGGTATTTTAAATAATCTACTTGAGCAAGAGATATATTTTGACTATGTTGCGGGAATTTCAGCTGGTTCTAGTCATACTGCTAATTATCTATCAAGAGATATAGCAAGGTCTAAACGTTCTTTTGTAGATTTAGTATTAGATCCTAATTTTGGGGGATGGAAATCCTTTATAAAACGTGAAGGTTTTTTTAGATCACAATATATTTATGAAGAAACCCATTATCCTGACGCAGCTTTACCTTTTGATTTTGAAACCTTTATGGCAAATCCTGCTCAGCTTCGCATAGGGGCGTTTGATCGTGACTGTGGTGAAATGAAGTACTTTGCAAAAGAAGATATTCACCAGATTAGTGATTTGATGAAAATTGTTAGAAGCTCATCTTCTATGCCAATATTTATGCCGGAGACATATTACTCAAATCACTACTATGTAGATGGTGGTTTAGGAGGGGGAATTCCTCTAGATATTGCTAAAAAAGATGGATTTAAAAAGTTTTTTGTAGTTCTTACACGCGAAAAAGGTTACAGAAAAAAGCCATTAAAATATACAGGCATTATTAAAGCATATTATCGAAAGTATCCACTTGTAGTGGAAGCTATGTTGAATAGGTATAAAGTTTATAATCAAATACTTGAGGAACTTGAACAGCTAGAAAGTGAAGGTAAGGCTTTTCTTGTTTATCCTGAAGCAATGAAAATCTCTAATCGGGAAACAAACTATGAAAAGCTATCTGAAAGTTATAATTTAGGCTATGAACAAGGACAAAGGGATTTGCCAAAGTGGGAGAAATTTTTAGGTATTGTCTAG